The following coding sequences are from one Diospyros lotus cultivar Yz01 chromosome 7, ASM1463336v1, whole genome shotgun sequence window:
- the LOC127806589 gene encoding uncharacterized protein LOC127806589, translating into MAMSLVPFQSIAVRGSAARGHRKPETRRGSPSCWWTPLFGWSSEPDYIHSEGNGKAKGESDSNLDPKPARSRFAPGGFTEEKARRLRMMTTDTASIHDPMYHSAIASRLASDFSNLSGR; encoded by the coding sequence ATGGCTATGAGTCTAGTACCTTTCCAGTCGATCGCCGTCCGCGGAAGCGCCGCCCGCGGGCACCGAAAGCCGGAAACTCGTCGCGGTTCGCCGTCCTGCTGGTGGACGCCGCTCTTCGGCTGGTCTTCCGAGCCTGACTACATCCACTCCGAGGGCAACGGCAAGGCCAAGGGCGAGTCGGACTCGAATCTGGACCCCAAGCCGGCCCGATCGCGGTTCGCTCCGGGCGGTTTCACCGAGGAGAAGGCCAGGCGGCTCCGGATGATGACGACCGACACGGCGTCGATTCACGACCCGATGTATCACTCTGCGATCGCCTCCCGGCTGGCCTCCGACTTCTCGAACCTGTCCGGCCGGTGA